The sequence below is a genomic window from Deltaproteobacteria bacterium.
AGGTCCCAATTCCTTGGCCTGAACCACGCTCAGGACCTTCCTGTCATCCAGGGCCCTGTTGCCGAGAATGTCAATCTCGCGAACATAGGTTTTGTCATTCTCCTTGACCGAAAAAATAATTTTGACCCCTTTCCCCGACTCCTCGACGTCCCCATGAACCTCAGCGTCGTAATAGCCCTTTTTCCTGTAGGCGTCGCGAATAATCTCCTCATTTGTTTTCAACCGGGCAGGGTCATAAAAACCGAAGCTCCTGAGCGTAAGCTTCTTTTTCAATTCCGATTGATCCAATGCGTGGTTGCCGGTCACGGACACCCCGATGATCATGGGATATTCCTTTACCGTTACCTTGACGGCCACACCTCCATCGGTCTCCTGGTCATCTATTCTGACGCGGCTGAACATTCCCATACCGTAGATGGCCTTAACACCCTTTGTTGCCATGTCGGGGCTCCACGGATCACCGATTTTCCACCCCAAAGCTCCCTCGACACTGCTCGGGTCCACCCGTAAACACCCTTCAATGTCCAGTGAAGTGATGGCCCTTTCCGCAGCAGCAGCCCCCCCGGAAACGAGAAACGCCAGGACAAGGAATGCCATCATGATGGGAGCAACAGTTCTGGACACCACCTACGCCTCCTGGTTTAAAACGCCGTCCTTAAGAAGGAAACGACGGTGGAATCCGGCAGCCAACTCCCGGTTGTGTGTGACAACCAGAAAGGTGGTTTCAAACTGGTTGTTGAGATCGAGGAAAAGGCTCCGTACCGATTCGGCTGTACGGACATCCAGGTTGCCTGTCGGCTCATCCGCCAGAATAAGAGCCGGATCATTCACCAACGCCCGCGCCACGGCTGCCCGCTGCTGTTCCCCGCCCGAAAGCTCGCCGGGCCGGTGTTCCATCCGGCCTTCAAGACCAACCTGGGCGAGCAGACTTCGAGCCTTTTCACGGACTATCTTCCAATCTCCACCTGCGATAATACCCGGCATCATGACGTTTTCAAGACAGGTAAATTCGGATAACAGATAATGCAGCTGAAAGACAAAACCGATCTCCTGGTTTCTGAACCCGGCCAGTTCTGCATCTGAAAGGGCAAAAATATCCCTCCCGCGATGAAGGACAAGGCCACCATCGGGTCTGTCAAGACCTCCCAGGAGGTGTAGAAGCGTGCTCTTCCCGGTCCCTGAAGCTCCAAGGATTCCTACGATCTCCCCCGCTGAAAGGGTAAATTCCACCCCCGCCAGGACATGGATGTCCCTGCCTCCCTTGTGGAACGTCTTGCAAAGACCCTCGGTTCGCAGAATCGGCTGGGATGTGAGATTACTCATACCGCAGGACCTCTATCGTGTCCAGAGAAGCGGCCCTTCTGGATGGGTACAGTGTGGCCAGAAAGCTGACCGCCACGGCTGAGATGGAAATGGCGGCTACATCCAGAAACTTGACCCGAACCGGGATGGTAGTGACATAATAGACGCTGCTGGGTAATTCGACCAGGTGATAGTTCGCCAGGGTCCAGGAGAGCGCAAGACCCAGGAGAAGCCCGAGGAACGTCCCCGACAGGCCTATTATAAGCCCTTCAAGCATGAATATTCTTCCTATCGCGCCCCTGGTAGCCCCCATTGCCTTGAGAATGGCGATATCCTTCCCCTTTTCCATGACCGTCAGAATGAGGGTTCCAACAATGTTGAACGCCGCCACTATGATGATAAGGACAAGGATAACGAACATGGTCATCTTCTCGAGTTTGAGCGCCGAGAAGAGGTTTCGGTTCATCTCACGCCAGTCCCGCACCCTGTAGCCGGGTCCCAGGTCACCCCGCAAAGAGGCGGCGATACTGCCCGCCCGGTAGATATCCCGGACCTTGACCTCAACCCCGGTCACCCTGTCACCCATGCCGAAAAAAGATTGAGCGGCCCCCAGCGTCATCAGGACGAGACCGGTGTCGTACTGGTACATTCCGGTATCAAAGACACCCTTTATCCTGAACTGCCTCATGCGGGGGATCATCCCGAACGGTGAGGAGGTCTCGGATGGTGAAACCAATGTAACCGTGTCCCCGGGTTTCAGACCGTGGATGCGCATCATCTCGATACCGATGACTATACCCTTTTCATCCAGACTGTCGATGGATCCAATGGTCATTTTACCCGAGAGATCGGTCACGCCACCTTCACTCGCGGGATCGATCCCGCGAACTACTACCCCAGTGACATCCCCCTCGAACTTGATGAGGGCCTGTCCCGCGATAAATGGCGACGCTGCAACGACATCATTCCTGCTTGAAACGATGTTCAGAATCTTATCCGCATCTTTTATCCCCGCCGCCGGCCCCTGGATAAGGATATGAGATGTGGTTCCCAGGATACGGTCCTGCATGTAGGTGGAGAACCCCGTCATGACAGCGATAACCGTAACAAGGGCGGCAACCCCGATGGCCACCCCGAGGACGGAGATAACGGTGATCAGGGAGATGAATGCATGATGCCTGCGGGACCGGATGTGGCCTAAGGCCACCTTCCATTCAAAGATGTGTTTCAACGCTCCACCCTAATCTTGACAATGTCATAAAAAGTCCATGAATGGTTTTTTACTCTACGCAAAGCGAAAAGTGTCATTTTCACTTTCCTCACAAATCCTCGATTTGCACGCCCCCAAGTGGGGGCGTTGATGACTTCAAGAGAAGTCATCAAGGTTCAACGCTGCGCTGGTGGGGAAAGAGGATGACATCCCTGATGGAGGGCGAATCGGTAATCAACATGACAAGCCGGTCGATGCCTATCCCCTCGCCCGCAGTGGGAGGCAGCCCGAACTCCAGGGCGCAAATGTAATCCGAGTCCATGCGGTGAGCCTCCTCATCGCCGGTTTCCCTCTCGGCCACCTGGCGCTGGAAACGCTCCTCCTGATCCCTGGGATCGTTAAGCTCGGAAAACCCGTTGGCTATTTCCATCCCCGAAATAAAGAGCTCAAAACGCTCCGCGATTCCGGGATTTTCGTCGCTGCGTCTTGAAAGGGGAGATACGTCAATAGGATAGTCAAAGATGAAGGTGGGATCGACGAGGGTCGACTCGATGAAATGCTCGAAAACTTTCATGTTGATCTTCCCAACCGGATCCTTGTCGTTGACGGGGACATCGTTGTCCCTCGCGAAAGCCAGGGCACCCTCATGGCTGTCGAAAAACGACTCCTCAAACCCTTTCACCCGCAGGACGGCCTCCCTGAAGGACAGCCTGGTAAAAGCTTTTTCGAAATCGATCTCCTGGCCCCGATAGGTCGCCACCGTCGCACCAAGGACTCCCAGGACGATGTTCCTGAGAAAATCCTCGGTGAAATCCATAAGGTCCCGGTAATCCGCATATGCCATGTAGAACTCCAGCATCGTGAACTCGGGATTGTGCATGGTGGAGATCCCCTCGTTACGAAAGTTCCTGTTCAACTCGTAGACCCTTTCGAACCCCCCGACGACCAGCCTTTTGAGGTAAAGTTCAGGTGCGACTCTCAGGTAAAGGTCCATGTCGAGGGTATTGTGATGCGTGACAAAGGGCCTGGCCACGGCTCCACCTGGAATCGGCTGCATCATGGGGGTTTCGACCTCCATGAATCCATTTTCGTCAAGATAGCTCCGGATGTTCCGGATGAGGCGGTTCCTCGCCCTGAATACATCCCGTACGTCACTGTTGGCGATGAGATCCAGATAACGCCGGCGATACCGGGTTTCCACATCCTTCAGGCCGTGCCACTTCTCCGGCAGGGGACGAACCGACTTGGTCAGAAGGTGGGCTTGGGCAGTGAGGATGGTCAGTTCCCCGGTCCGGGTTACGAACGGCTTCCCCCTGATCCCAACGATATCACCAACATCCCAGAGCTTGAAATGCCCAAACTCCTCATCCCCAATCACGTCCTTCTTTATGAACCCCTGGATACGGCCGGAGGAGTCCTCGATCTGGAAAAAAGCCGCTTTCCCGAAGTTTCGTATGGCCACGACCCTTCCGGCCAATGAAAA
It includes:
- a CDS encoding ABC transporter ATP-binding protein is translated as MSNLTSQPILRTEGLCKTFHKGGRDIHVLAGVEFTLSAGEIVGILGASGTGKSTLLHLLGGLDRPDGGLVLHRGRDIFALSDAELAGFRNQEIGFVFQLHYLLSEFTCLENVMMPGIIAGGDWKIVREKARSLLAQVGLEGRMEHRPGELSGGEQQRAAVARALVNDPALILADEPTGNLDVRTAESVRSLFLDLNNQFETTFLVVTHNRELAAGFHRRFLLKDGVLNQEA
- a CDS encoding lipoprotein-releasing ABC transporter permease subunit encodes the protein MKHIFEWKVALGHIRSRRHHAFISLITVISVLGVAIGVAALVTVIAVMTGFSTYMQDRILGTTSHILIQGPAAGIKDADKILNIVSSRNDVVAASPFIAGQALIKFEGDVTGVVVRGIDPASEGGVTDLSGKMTIGSIDSLDEKGIVIGIEMMRIHGLKPGDTVTLVSPSETSSPFGMIPRMRQFRIKGVFDTGMYQYDTGLVLMTLGAAQSFFGMGDRVTGVEVKVRDIYRAGSIAASLRGDLGPGYRVRDWREMNRNLFSALKLEKMTMFVILVLIIIVAAFNIVGTLILTVMEKGKDIAILKAMGATRGAIGRIFMLEGLIIGLSGTFLGLLLGLALSWTLANYHLVELPSSVYYVTTIPVRVKFLDVAAISISAVAVSFLATLYPSRRAASLDTIEVLRYE
- the lysS gene encoding lysine--tRNA ligase, producing MDNEGQNENRIYQQRRNKVDEVRRQGVNPYPNHFKRGHLAEDVRRELHGLSPEEIEEIGKEFSLAGRVVAIRNFGKAAFFQIEDSSGRIQGFIKKDVIGDEEFGHFKLWDVGDIVGIRGKPFVTRTGELTILTAQAHLLTKSVRPLPEKWHGLKDVETRYRRRYLDLIANSDVRDVFRARNRLIRNIRSYLDENGFMEVETPMMQPIPGGAVARPFVTHHNTLDMDLYLRVAPELYLKRLVVGGFERVYELNRNFRNEGISTMHNPEFTMLEFYMAYADYRDLMDFTEDFLRNIVLGVLGATVATYRGQEIDFEKAFTRLSFREAVLRVKGFEESFFDSHEGALAFARDNDVPVNDKDPVGKINMKVFEHFIESTLVDPTFIFDYPIDVSPLSRRSDENPGIAERFELFISGMEIANGFSELNDPRDQEERFQRQVAERETGDEEAHRMDSDYICALEFGLPPTAGEGIGIDRLVMLITDSPSIRDVILFPHQRSVEP